From one Bordetella genomosp. 9 genomic stretch:
- a CDS encoding ABC transporter permease has translation MDKRSGLRALRGWLVSPASVVALCIVAALITVFQFSLRSFIPGSMDVGGLTLANFTTLNKPIYLDAFANTLLLSVETTIFSLLVAYPLAYALVRVRNRVLKSFILIVSITPLFLGEIVRTYSWIIVLGNNGFINTMLRKAGLIETPLNLMFSHLGVLVALVHVTIPVVVLMLATAISHIDRDYAKAAQSLGAGPVRTFLTVTLPLSMPGILASVTTSFAWTFSAFATPQMIGGGRVPTVSTLVYQLGFSSMNFPLAASLSVSGLALTVVSLMLLGRLTRRFKAIQVH, from the coding sequence ATGGACAAGCGTTCCGGGCTAAGGGCATTGAGGGGATGGCTGGTTTCCCCCGCGAGTGTCGTCGCGCTGTGCATCGTGGCGGCGCTGATCACGGTGTTCCAGTTCAGTTTGCGTTCGTTCATACCCGGATCGATGGACGTGGGCGGCCTGACGCTGGCCAACTTCACCACGCTGAACAAGCCGATCTACCTGGACGCGTTCGCCAACACGCTGCTGCTCAGCGTCGAAACGACGATTTTTTCCCTGCTGGTGGCCTATCCCCTGGCGTATGCGCTGGTGCGGGTGCGCAACCGGGTGCTGAAGTCCTTCATCCTGATCGTGTCGATCACGCCGCTGTTCCTGGGCGAGATCGTGCGCACGTACTCGTGGATCATCGTGCTGGGCAACAACGGATTCATCAATACCATGCTCCGCAAGGCGGGTTTGATCGAAACGCCGCTGAACCTGATGTTCAGCCATCTGGGCGTGCTGGTGGCCCTGGTGCATGTGACGATCCCGGTGGTGGTGCTGATGCTGGCGACGGCGATCTCGCACATCGACCGCGATTATGCGAAGGCCGCGCAGAGCCTGGGCGCCGGGCCGGTGCGCACGTTCCTGACAGTGACGCTGCCCTTGTCGATGCCCGGCATCCTGGCCAGCGTGACGACGTCGTTCGCCTGGACGTTCAGCGCCTTCGCGACGCCGCAGATGATAGGCGGCGGCCGCGTGCCGACGGTCTCGACGCTGGTCTACCAGCTGGGCTTTTCGTCGATGAATTTCCCCCTGGCCGCCAGCCTGAGCGTGTCGGGCCTGGCGCTGACGGTGGTGTCGCTGATGCTGCTGGGGCGGCTGACCCGGCGGTTCAAGGCCATACAGGTGCATTGA
- a CDS encoding ABC transporter substrate-binding protein yields the protein MIRKLLSVGILASTLAGSAAWAQDALVVSTWGGSFRDLIDENIGKEFTRQTGVPVKYITGGTIDRLNKAKLATKPESDITFTTSHIGWLYVNSNLYEKLDTSKLKNYSHLVDRAKISPYHIGSWAYVYTIGYRPDLVPSNIKFDSWNDLWNPALKGKLSAPDFDPSHIITVAALLSGGDAAHWQKGEDKLKALKPNFKAFYTNDANSQQLIATGETPVQVLLSMNAYYMIGQGVPIKVAMPKEGAVLGVDTMGIMKGSTKTDLAYKFIDIALSPEVQAKIVAAKKASPVVDNAKVSPEDAALPGVFTTKEQWDKQAIVIDDKLRAEKTAEWRKWFTENIMN from the coding sequence ATGATTCGAAAACTTTTATCGGTCGGTATTCTTGCCAGCACGCTGGCGGGCAGCGCGGCGTGGGCCCAGGATGCCCTGGTCGTCAGCACCTGGGGCGGCAGCTTCCGCGACCTGATCGATGAGAACATCGGCAAGGAATTCACCCGCCAGACCGGGGTGCCGGTCAAGTACATCACCGGCGGGACGATAGACCGGCTGAACAAGGCCAAGCTGGCGACCAAGCCGGAAAGCGACATCACGTTCACGACGTCGCATATCGGCTGGCTGTACGTCAACAGCAATCTGTACGAAAAGCTGGACACCAGCAAGCTGAAGAATTATTCGCACCTGGTGGACCGCGCCAAGATCAGCCCGTACCACATCGGCAGCTGGGCGTATGTCTACACCATCGGCTACCGTCCGGACCTGGTGCCGTCGAACATCAAGTTCGACAGCTGGAACGACCTGTGGAATCCGGCGCTGAAGGGCAAGCTGTCGGCCCCCGACTTCGATCCCAGCCACATCATCACCGTCGCGGCCCTGCTGTCCGGCGGCGACGCGGCGCACTGGCAGAAGGGCGAGGACAAGCTGAAGGCGCTCAAGCCCAACTTCAAGGCCTTCTACACCAACGACGCCAACAGCCAGCAGCTGATCGCCACGGGCGAGACGCCGGTGCAGGTGCTGCTGTCGATGAATGCCTACTACATGATCGGCCAGGGCGTGCCCATCAAGGTCGCGATGCCCAAGGAAGGCGCGGTGCTGGGCGTGGACACGATGGGCATCATGAAGGGCAGCACCAAGACGGACCTGGCTTACAAGTTCATCGATATCGCCCTGTCGCCTGAAGTGCAGGCCAAGATCGTGGCCGCCAAGAAGGCCAGCCCCGTGGTGGACAACGCCAAGGTGTCGCCCGAGGATGCCGCCTTGCCCGGCGTGTTCACCACCAAGGAACAATGGGACAAGCAGGCCATCGTGATCGACGACAAGCTGCGCGCCGAGAAGACCGCCGAATGGCGCAAGTGGTTCACCGAAAACATCATGAACTGA
- a CDS encoding amino acid ABC transporter ATP-binding protein: MNASPASASTIAAISIAGLNKYYGAFHALRNVDLRIDVGEIVVLCGPSGSGKSTLVRCINHLEQHDSGDIHVGGIKLTRRAEDVEKVRRQLGMVFQSFNLFPHMTVLANCTFALRLAKKLPLKQAESIALEYLRKVNIVEQAAKFPAQLSGGQQQRVAIARALCLEPRIMLFDEPTSALDPESVRSVLHIMESLAETGITMVCVTHELGFARRVADRCVFMERGEIIESAPAEQFFGAPASQRLKGFLDQAL; encoded by the coding sequence ATGAATGCCTCACCTGCCAGCGCCTCGACTATCGCCGCGATCTCGATCGCGGGCCTGAACAAGTACTACGGCGCCTTCCATGCGCTGCGCAACGTCGACCTGCGCATCGACGTGGGTGAAATCGTCGTCCTGTGCGGTCCCTCCGGATCCGGGAAGTCCACGCTGGTGCGCTGCATCAATCACCTGGAGCAGCACGATTCCGGGGACATCCACGTCGGCGGCATCAAGCTCACCCGGCGCGCCGAGGACGTGGAGAAAGTCCGCCGGCAGCTTGGCATGGTGTTCCAGAGCTTCAACCTCTTTCCGCACATGACGGTGCTGGCGAATTGCACGTTCGCGCTCCGGCTCGCGAAGAAGCTTCCCCTGAAGCAGGCGGAAAGCATCGCCCTGGAGTACCTCAGGAAGGTCAACATCGTCGAGCAGGCGGCCAAGTTTCCCGCGCAGCTTTCCGGCGGCCAGCAGCAGCGGGTCGCGATCGCCCGGGCCTTGTGCCTGGAGCCGCGCATCATGCTGTTCGATGAACCGACGTCGGCGCTGGATCCCGAGTCCGTGCGGTCCGTCCTGCATATCATGGAAAGCCTCGCCGAGACCGGGATCACCATGGTTTGCGTCACGCACGAATTGGGGTTTGCCCGCAGGGTGGCGGATCGCTGCGTGTTCATGGAAAGGGGCGAAATCATCGAGTCCGCGCCCGCCGAACAGTTCTTCGGCGCGCCGGCCAGCCAGCGTCTCAAGGGTTTCCTGGATCAGGCTTTGTGA
- a CDS encoding ABC transporter permease yields the protein MHFDFHIAWDSLPKLLAGTATTFIVLLPALALGLLIALPVALARFRPGPRASLAGAYISFFRGVPSLVLLYLIYSGLPQFSIVRDTFLWTLFSNAYVCAWIGLALTHSGFMAEIIRGGLAAIPAGTIEAGAVLGLTPMQILFRLKLPMAARFVLKAYQNELLIMVKSTSAVSAITLVDLTAAANTVFDYTYDPFTPLVTAAAIYWCITNAMRLGFAALDRSLNRHLAPA from the coding sequence ATGCACTTTGATTTCCACATTGCCTGGGACAGCCTGCCCAAGCTGCTGGCCGGGACCGCCACGACCTTCATCGTGCTGCTGCCGGCGCTGGCGCTGGGCCTGCTGATCGCGCTGCCGGTCGCCCTGGCCAGGTTCAGGCCGGGGCCGCGCGCGAGTCTCGCCGGCGCCTATATTTCGTTTTTCCGCGGCGTCCCCAGCCTGGTATTGCTCTATCTGATCTATAGCGGCCTGCCGCAGTTTTCGATCGTGCGGGACACCTTCCTGTGGACCCTATTTTCCAACGCATACGTTTGCGCATGGATCGGGCTGGCGTTGACGCACTCCGGATTCATGGCCGAAATCATACGCGGCGGGCTGGCCGCCATTCCCGCCGGCACGATCGAAGCGGGCGCGGTGCTGGGCTTGACGCCCATGCAGATCCTGTTCCGCTTGAAACTTCCCATGGCCGCGCGCTTCGTGCTCAAGGCGTACCAGAATGAGCTGCTGATCATGGTGAAGAGCACATCCGCCGTCAGCGCGATCACGCTGGTCGACCTGACCGCCGCCGCCAATACCGTTTTCGACTACACCTACGATCCGTTCACGCCATTGGTGACCGCGGCGGCGATCTACTGGTGCATCACCAACGCCATGCGCCTGGGCTTCGCCGCGCTGGATCGGTCCCTGAACCGGCACCTGGCGCCGGCTTAG
- a CDS encoding ABC transporter permease yields the protein MPSMGFVQQLAIGAMMTVKVAVCAYLLALVIGTAFALATLRPRLATRLVWRVYASIFTGVPSLLVAFLFYYAGPDMVAGLLGRVEVTPFMAAVAALGMVYGAYLADLIRAAIQNVPRGQFEAAEVLLVKRPAILLHVMLPQVLRLALPGMTNTWIVVLKDTALVSLIGLKEIMAYAKLASGVTKEPFIYFMLASLFFLGMTWLTYVVAARIESNTGRGVRTIAAAPREDKADAL from the coding sequence ATGCCTTCGATGGGGTTCGTGCAACAGCTGGCGATAGGCGCGATGATGACGGTGAAGGTCGCCGTCTGCGCCTATCTGCTGGCGCTGGTGATCGGCACGGCTTTCGCGCTGGCGACGCTGCGTCCGCGCCTGGCCACCCGGCTGGTGTGGCGGGTCTATGCGTCGATCTTCACGGGCGTGCCATCGCTGCTGGTGGCATTCCTGTTCTATTACGCCGGGCCGGACATGGTGGCCGGCCTGCTGGGGCGGGTCGAAGTCACCCCGTTCATGGCGGCCGTCGCCGCGCTGGGCATGGTGTACGGGGCCTATCTGGCGGACCTGATCCGCGCCGCGATCCAGAACGTTCCCCGCGGGCAATTCGAGGCGGCCGAGGTCCTGCTGGTGAAGCGCCCGGCCATCCTGCTGCACGTGATGCTGCCGCAGGTGTTGCGGCTGGCGTTGCCCGGCATGACCAATACCTGGATCGTGGTGCTGAAAGACACCGCGCTGGTCTCGCTGATCGGGCTGAAAGAGATCATGGCCTATGCCAAGCTGGCCTCCGGGGTCACCAAGGAACCCTTTATCTATTTCATGCTCGCATCGCTGTTTTTCCTCGGCATGACCTGGCTGACCTACGTGGTGGCCGCGCGTATCGAGTCGAACACGGGGCGTGGCGTGCGGACCATCGCCGCGGCGCCGCGCGAGGACAAGGCCGATGCACTTTGA
- a CDS encoding transporter substrate-binding domain-containing protein, translated as MKIDRLLKAAALFATMAVAAGPAPAAAEKLVLGNEGSYPPFSMVNAAGELTGLEPDLAREMCKRMNADCEIVVMDFKGLIPALLQKKLDAVVSQTKPLPERKEKVLFGRPVLFNPDSYVIPANKNYTFTKEGLKGLRIGLQRGSAQAKYVSEQFGDAVQIVYYDNPDQIRLDLASGRLDLSLGPKISWTNEFLSKPAGKDWKFAGGDLWTGGGEAGSSWITRKDTPELLARMNQALDSIIRDCTFTKLRKKYMQVELLPEEAACR; from the coding sequence ATGAAAATCGATCGTCTATTGAAAGCCGCGGCGCTATTCGCCACGATGGCCGTCGCCGCCGGACCGGCGCCGGCAGCCGCCGAAAAACTGGTGCTGGGTAACGAGGGCAGCTATCCCCCTTTCAGCATGGTGAATGCCGCCGGCGAGCTGACCGGACTCGAACCCGATCTGGCGCGCGAGATGTGCAAGCGCATGAACGCGGACTGCGAAATCGTCGTGATGGACTTCAAGGGCCTGATTCCCGCCTTGCTGCAGAAGAAACTGGATGCCGTCGTCAGCCAGACCAAGCCCTTGCCGGAACGCAAGGAGAAGGTGCTGTTCGGACGTCCGGTGCTCTTCAATCCGGATTCCTACGTGATTCCGGCGAACAAGAACTACACCTTCACCAAGGAAGGCCTCAAGGGCTTGCGCATCGGCCTGCAGCGCGGATCCGCCCAGGCCAAGTATGTGTCCGAGCAATTCGGCGACGCCGTGCAGATCGTGTATTACGACAATCCCGACCAGATCCGCCTGGACCTGGCCAGCGGCCGCCTGGACCTGAGCCTGGGGCCCAAGATCAGCTGGACCAATGAATTCCTGTCCAAGCCCGCCGGCAAGGATTGGAAGTTCGCCGGCGGCGACCTGTGGACGGGCGGCGGCGAGGCCGGTTCGAGCTGGATCACGCGCAAGGACACGCCCGAATTGTTGGCCCGCATGAACCAGGCGCTGGACAGCATCATCCGCGATTGCACGTTCACCAAGCTGCGCAAGAAGTATATGCAGGTCGAGCTGTTGCCCGAAGAAGCGGCCTGCCGCTGA
- a CDS encoding maleate cis-trans isomerase family protein, with translation MSSTREYPRFRYDGSGDLARIGLIYIASSVVMEEEMWAMSAPGISTHTARVKLPKVTVQGIEEMMNAPELELAARMAAAPPIDVLLFGGTSASFLHGTAYDRALIEKMRHWAPQPKITTASTATLAALQKVKAGKVALATPYVSEIHERAIRFLEENGHQVVKSNYLGISNDHALAEVPLEKVYDHVLSVDHPDATAIFVSCTNFRTVGAIEALEQRLGKPVVSAIQASFWHCLELTGVAGAKPGYGSLFEGRIAGVGKD, from the coding sequence ATGTCCAGTACGCGGGAGTATCCCCGATTCCGTTATGACGGTTCCGGCGACCTGGCTCGCATCGGCCTGATCTACATCGCGTCCAGCGTCGTGATGGAAGAGGAGATGTGGGCCATGTCGGCGCCAGGCATATCCACGCACACGGCGCGCGTCAAATTGCCCAAGGTCACCGTCCAGGGGATCGAGGAAATGATGAACGCGCCGGAACTGGAGCTGGCCGCGCGCATGGCCGCCGCGCCGCCCATCGACGTGCTACTGTTCGGGGGCACCAGCGCCTCCTTCCTGCATGGCACGGCCTACGACCGCGCGCTCATCGAAAAGATGCGTCACTGGGCGCCCCAGCCCAAGATCACGACGGCCTCCACCGCCACGCTGGCGGCGCTCCAGAAGGTCAAGGCCGGCAAGGTCGCCCTGGCGACGCCGTACGTGTCCGAGATCCACGAGCGCGCGATCCGTTTCCTGGAGGAAAACGGCCACCAGGTCGTGAAAAGCAACTACCTGGGAATTTCCAACGACCATGCCCTGGCGGAAGTGCCCCTGGAGAAGGTGTACGACCACGTACTGTCGGTGGACCATCCCGACGCCACGGCGATTTTCGTCTCCTGCACCAATTTCAGGACCGTCGGCGCGATAGAGGCGCTCGAACAGCGCCTGGGCAAGCCGGTCGTTTCCGCCATCCAGGCCTCGTTCTGGCACTGCCTGGAATTGACCGGCGTCGCCGGCGCGAAGCCGGGTTACGGGTCGCTGTTCGAAGGCAGGATCGCGGGCGTCGGCAAGGATTGA
- a CDS encoding RidA family protein produces the protein MKHTRIRTFNTKATYPEQNLDNDLCQAVVARGSTVFLRGQIGQNLDTSESVCIGDAAGQAEQAMSNIAMLLKEAGGELEHICKITIYIIDPRYREPVYRVVGRWLKGVFPVSTGIVVSALARPEWLVEIDATAVIPD, from the coding sequence ATGAAACATACCCGCATCCGCACCTTCAACACCAAGGCCACCTACCCCGAACAGAACCTGGACAACGACCTGTGCCAGGCCGTGGTCGCGCGCGGCAGCACCGTCTTCCTGCGCGGGCAGATCGGCCAGAACCTGGACACCTCCGAAAGCGTCTGCATCGGCGACGCGGCCGGACAGGCCGAGCAGGCCATGTCCAACATCGCCATGCTGCTGAAGGAAGCGGGCGGGGAACTGGAACACATCTGCAAAATCACCATCTACATCATCGATCCGCGCTACCGCGAGCCGGTTTACCGCGTGGTCGGCCGCTGGCTGAAGGGCGTGTTCCCGGTGTCCACGGGGATCGTGGTGTCCGCGCTGGCCCGCCCCGAATGGCTGGTGGAAATCGACGCCACCGCCGTCATTCCGGACTGA
- a CDS encoding DUF1028 domain-containing protein, whose translation MTFSIIARCPRSGQFGAAVSSSSPAVAARCIRARAGVGAAVSQNITDPALGPAALDLMEAGRTPEQALDELRQRPYIDYRQLMAIDATHAPAIHTGASCLGTISSIAGQHAACAGNMLATLDVPRAMLAAFEQAQGSLAERLMQALLAGEAAGGEEGPVHSAGLLVVADLPWPIVDLRLDWMEAGPIEALHDAWKVYEPQVQDYITRARDPRAAPSFGVPGDL comes from the coding sequence ATGACCTTCTCCATCATCGCGCGCTGCCCGCGCTCGGGCCAGTTCGGCGCGGCCGTTTCGTCGTCGTCGCCCGCCGTGGCGGCGCGCTGCATCCGCGCGCGCGCCGGCGTCGGCGCCGCCGTCAGCCAGAACATCACCGACCCGGCGCTGGGCCCGGCCGCCCTGGACCTGATGGAGGCCGGCCGCACGCCGGAACAGGCGCTGGACGAACTCCGGCAACGCCCGTACATCGACTATCGCCAGCTCATGGCCATCGACGCCACGCACGCGCCGGCGATCCATACCGGCGCAAGCTGCCTGGGCACCATTTCCAGCATCGCCGGCCAACACGCCGCCTGCGCGGGCAATATGCTGGCCACGCTGGACGTTCCGCGCGCCATGCTGGCCGCCTTCGAGCAGGCCCAGGGCTCGCTGGCCGAACGCCTGATGCAGGCCCTGCTGGCCGGCGAGGCCGCCGGCGGCGAGGAAGGCCCGGTCCACTCGGCGGGGCTGCTGGTGGTTGCCGACCTGCCCTGGCCCATCGTCGACCTGCGGCTGGACTGGATGGAAGCCGGCCCCATCGAAGCGCTCCACGATGCCTGGAAAGTCTACGAACCGCAGGTGCAGGACTACATCACGCGGGCCCGCGACCCGCGCGCCGCGCCCAGTTTCGGCGTACCCGGCGACCTCTGA
- a CDS encoding LysR substrate-binding domain-containing protein, translating into MLNRISLRQMEYFVATAKHGSIAAASAQIHISPPSISAAIAHIETELSVQLFVRHPSKGLALTILGAQVMQECEELLERASRLYEIASVSSDTLQGVLRVGCFQSLAAMIAPEVIYGFSRAFEKVELHMVEGDQQEMINRLHTLEIDMAITYDLQLGEEMNFETLAHLPPHVLVSELHPLAQQIAVTLDELAAQPMVLLDLPMSREYFMSLFAKAGLEPNVVARSRSEDVVRSMVANGIGYALFNVRPKSTQSLDGKRLVRLRLAGEHRPMLLGLATYKPLKPSRLTQAFMQRCRSYISDQYIPGMSAGSFFDPYIPGEGEPPLR; encoded by the coding sequence ATGCTCAATCGCATTTCCCTGCGCCAGATGGAGTACTTCGTCGCGACCGCCAAGCACGGCAGCATCGCCGCGGCGTCCGCGCAGATCCACATCTCGCCGCCCTCGATCTCGGCCGCCATCGCCCATATCGAAACCGAACTGAGCGTCCAGCTCTTCGTGCGGCATCCCTCCAAGGGGCTGGCCCTGACCATCCTGGGCGCGCAGGTCATGCAGGAATGCGAAGAGCTGCTGGAGCGCGCGTCGCGCCTGTATGAAATCGCCTCGGTATCCAGCGACACCCTGCAGGGCGTGCTGCGGGTCGGCTGCTTCCAGTCGCTGGCCGCGATGATCGCGCCCGAGGTGATCTACGGGTTTTCGCGGGCGTTCGAGAAGGTCGAACTGCATATGGTCGAAGGCGACCAGCAGGAGATGATCAACCGCCTGCATACGCTGGAAATCGACATGGCCATCACCTACGACCTGCAGCTGGGCGAGGAGATGAACTTCGAAACGCTGGCCCATCTGCCGCCGCACGTGCTGGTCAGCGAATTGCACCCCCTGGCCCAGCAGATCGCCGTCACGCTGGACGAGCTGGCCGCGCAACCCATGGTGCTGCTGGACCTGCCCATGAGCCGCGAGTACTTCATGTCGCTGTTCGCCAAGGCCGGCCTGGAGCCGAACGTCGTGGCGCGCTCGCGCTCGGAAGACGTGGTCCGCTCCATGGTCGCCAACGGCATCGGCTACGCCCTGTTCAACGTGCGCCCGAAATCCACCCAGTCGCTGGACGGCAAGCGGCTGGTGCGCCTGCGCCTGGCCGGCGAGCACCGGCCCATGCTGCTGGGGCTGGCCACCTACAAGCCCTTGAAGCCCTCGCGCCTGACGCAGGCCTTCATGCAGCGCTGCCGCTCGTACATCTCGGACCAGTACATACCGGGCATGAGCGCGGGCAGCTTTTTCGATCCCTATATCCCGGGCGAGGGCGAGCCGCCGCTGCGGTGA
- the argE gene encoding acetylornithine deacetylase, with product MSKPAPTTSLDLLRELIAFPSVTLTPNADLMARVRELLGAAGIDSMLVPDPDDDSRCNLFATVGPRDLPGVMLSGHTDVVPTKGQPWTTPPFEATEKDGRLYGRGSSDMKGFVACAVMAMIHAARRPLRRPLHLALSFDEEIGCVGVRHLIRALADMRPAPALVIVGEPTLMKIGTGHKGKAAYRALCCGQAGHSGLAPRFVNAIHTATDLVAALRDVQRDLSVSGPREDGYAIPYSTIHAGTIRGGTALNIVPQECEVNFEIRNVMEDDPADILARVLERTQARMREAQALPDAVPPRVDLVNAYPGLSTAEDTPAVRLLASLLPEGTARTKVAFGTEGGLFRQQWDDTPVLVCGPGSIEVAHKADEYVEIAQIDACDVMMARLTDYLCINESLS from the coding sequence ATGAGCAAGCCCGCCCCCACCACCAGCCTCGACCTGCTGCGCGAACTGATCGCCTTTCCCTCGGTCACGCTGACACCCAATGCCGACCTCATGGCGCGCGTGCGCGAGCTGCTGGGCGCGGCCGGCATCGATTCCATGCTGGTGCCGGACCCGGACGACGACAGCCGCTGCAACCTGTTCGCCACCGTCGGGCCGCGCGACCTGCCCGGCGTGATGCTCTCCGGCCACACCGATGTCGTTCCCACCAAGGGCCAGCCCTGGACCACGCCGCCTTTCGAGGCCACGGAAAAGGACGGCCGCCTGTACGGGCGCGGCAGCTCGGACATGAAGGGCTTCGTCGCCTGCGCGGTCATGGCCATGATCCACGCCGCCCGCCGTCCCCTGCGGCGCCCCCTGCACCTGGCCCTGTCCTTCGACGAGGAAATCGGCTGCGTCGGCGTGCGCCACCTGATCCGCGCCCTGGCGGACATGCGCCCCGCGCCTGCCCTGGTCATCGTCGGCGAACCCACGCTGATGAAGATCGGCACCGGCCACAAGGGCAAGGCGGCCTACCGCGCCCTGTGCTGCGGCCAGGCGGGCCACTCGGGCCTGGCGCCTCGTTTCGTCAACGCCATCCACACGGCGACCGACCTGGTCGCCGCCCTGCGCGACGTGCAGCGCGACCTGAGCGTCAGCGGCCCGCGCGAAGACGGCTACGCCATTCCCTACTCGACGATCCACGCGGGGACGATACGCGGGGGCACGGCCCTGAACATCGTGCCGCAGGAATGCGAAGTGAACTTCGAGATCCGCAACGTGATGGAAGACGATCCCGCCGACATCCTGGCTCGCGTGCTGGAACGCACGCAGGCCCGGATGCGCGAAGCCCAGGCCCTGCCCGACGCCGTGCCGCCCCGGGTCGATCTCGTCAACGCCTACCCCGGCCTGTCCACGGCGGAGGACACGCCCGCCGTGCGCCTGCTGGCGTCGCTGCTGCCCGAGGGCACCGCGCGCACCAAGGTCGCCTTCGGCACCGAAGGTGGCCTGTTCCGCCAGCAATGGGACGACACGCCCGTGCTGGTGTGCGGTCCCGGCAGCATCGAGGTTGCGCACAAGGCCGACGAATACGTCGAGATCGCCCAGATCGACGCCTGCGATGTGATGATGGCGCGGTTGACGGACTATCTGTGCATTAATGAATCATTATCCTGA
- a CDS encoding helix-turn-helix domain-containing protein: MKKKIEPSFDAAEALARLGENLRTARLRRTETEAALAARLGVSRSTIVRLEKGDGGVSAALLVEALLQYGFDEQVFALADPQQDKVGLRLDAVRRPVRGSRKAAQAHRADPAKL; this comes from the coding sequence ATGAAGAAGAAGATCGAACCCAGCTTCGATGCCGCCGAGGCCCTGGCCCGCCTCGGCGAAAACCTGCGCACCGCCCGCCTGCGCCGCACCGAGACCGAAGCTGCGCTGGCCGCCCGCCTGGGCGTATCCCGCTCGACGATCGTGCGCCTGGAAAAAGGCGACGGCGGCGTCTCGGCCGCGCTGCTGGTGGAAGCGCTGCTCCAGTACGGATTCGATGAACAGGTCTTCGCGCTGGCCGATCCGCAACAGGACAAGGTGGGGCTGCGCCTGGATGCCGTACGCCGGCCCGTCCGCGGCTCCCGCAAGGCCGCGCAGGCGCATCGTGCCGACCCCGCCAAGCTATAG
- a CDS encoding type II toxin-antitoxin system HipA family toxin, translated as MKNRKDKEVEAELYVYVDIRGEAVLCGLLTLDDAGEDRFFAQFTYVQSYVNDPRAFPLDPLNLPLIDTSTTFSTTSRYETLGAIFDAAPDAWGRNVMRMDNAGARVPEDEVLLKGRGMGVGALFFSARLLTPNMRKVYRLPEITQVESLTDLIADIDQGIKPKGLYRDLLGSSWDIGGARPKTIVRDEHGEMWIAKFPRRGESYDRQRVEYANLRMARDIGLNVPEIRLVDTHLGAVLLTHRFDRGLLPARDATGPVVARRHFLSGAALISPSVQIGKRELDGPRGKATYSYARLADVVRRVSSNPIHDLKELYARMMLNVAVHNTDDHLKNIGFLKDEDADTYRLAPLFDVTTQEGSARHYLHVGAQGRLSSFENCLTEYRRFGLRGEEAARSILDHVRAVVARRRAYYEQAGMTPGEIERIESSLSAWHAGNAEP; from the coding sequence ATGAAGAACCGCAAGGACAAAGAGGTCGAAGCCGAGCTCTACGTCTACGTCGACATCCGCGGCGAAGCCGTGCTGTGCGGCCTGCTTACCCTGGACGATGCCGGCGAGGACCGCTTCTTCGCGCAGTTCACCTATGTGCAGTCCTATGTGAACGACCCGCGCGCCTTCCCGCTGGACCCGCTGAACCTGCCCCTGATCGACACCAGTACGACCTTCAGCACCACCAGCCGCTATGAAACCCTGGGCGCGATCTTCGACGCCGCGCCCGACGCCTGGGGCCGCAACGTCATGCGCATGGACAACGCCGGCGCCCGCGTGCCGGAAGACGAGGTCCTGCTGAAAGGCCGCGGCATGGGCGTGGGCGCCCTCTTCTTCAGCGCGCGGCTGCTGACGCCGAACATGCGCAAGGTGTACCGCCTGCCTGAAATCACGCAGGTGGAATCGCTGACGGACCTGATCGCCGATATCGACCAGGGCATCAAGCCCAAGGGCCTGTACCGCGACCTGCTGGGCAGCTCGTGGGACATCGGCGGCGCGCGCCCCAAGACCATCGTGCGGGATGAACACGGCGAAATGTGGATCGCCAAGTTTCCGCGCCGCGGCGAATCCTACGACCGGCAGCGCGTGGAATACGCCAACCTGCGCATGGCCCGCGACATCGGCCTGAACGTGCCGGAAATCCGCCTGGTGGACACGCACCTGGGCGCGGTGCTGCTGACGCACCGCTTCGACCGCGGCCTGCTGCCCGCCCGGGACGCCACCGGGCCGGTGGTGGCGCGGCGCCATTTCCTGAGCGGCGCGGCGCTGATCAGCCCGTCGGTGCAGATCGGCAAGCGCGAGCTGGACGGCCCGCGCGGCAAGGCGACATACTCCTATGCGCGCCTGGCCGACGTGGTCCGCCGCGTGTCGTCCAATCCCATCCACGACCTGAAGGAACTGTACGCGCGCATGATGCTGAACGTGGCCGTCCACAACACCGACGACCACCTCAAGAACATCGGTTTCCTGAAGGACGAAGACGCCGATACCTACCGGCTCGCGCCGCTGTTCGACGTCACCACGCAGGAAGGCTCGGCCAGGCATTATCTGCACGTCGGCGCGCAGGGGCGGCTGAGCTCCTTCGAGAACTGCCTGACCGAATACCGCCGCTTCGGCCTGCGCGGCGAAGAAGCCGCGCGCTCCATCCTCGACCACGTACGCGCGGTGGTCGCGCGGCGCCGGGCTTACTACGAGCAGGCCGGCATGACGCCCGGGGAAATCGAGCGGATCGAATCATCGCTGTCGGCCTGGCATGCCGGCAACGCCGAGCCGTAA